From the Streptomyces pluripotens genome, one window contains:
- a CDS encoding asparagine synthase-related protein, with amino-acid sequence MRWLVGWSSTAAGAVGTGSAGAMGYDGESLHPVGSQLLWGGPDPLWAVGDWRPDEVRVVNADAQTRIAVLGICGASDEDLRRGLFTARGGALRHLTTWPGSYTAVVQVGRRVTVCGDLAGARPVFHTPWAGGTAYATAALPLADLVEANLDFGHLAALLAAPDVPAALRDTTPYEGVRRIPPGHALVLRAGAREITGYEPVASLAVAAPSADPGRAVDSVRDALVEAVRTRLSAPRHLPDLDPGPVPGMGPAERRAARGMPVPGIGADLSGGPASGTLALLAAGLPGRPGTLLGHGTGAGERLLAVTFNDLAVGGREAERERAGALAASPRLHHVVVTGGEETLPYADLDGPLTDEPGPSLISAARHRARLAAGSADHFTGHGARQVLDAHPARLADLLMDRQRRHLVRPVAALARVDGSVLVPARVYGAARRLARTPYRVGLEVLAERLMRRRFDEPKGAVGASLAALAWARPGPAARWLTGEALAEVSVLLQGVAERSTTGPDRRPGDHRARAALARYAADLRVLEQAAEIRSQRLHTPFLDNQVVRACRDLPEALRVQPGARAAILRTVLEGAGVTGLPPGWGAPSHASSAAAARAGLRVSADPLLDLFATPLLADAGLVEARVIREALRAAASGESLPLDGLADLISLELWLRRLLSRRGTCWTGTPARARAVPSGIQRRRDALTSGA; translated from the coding sequence ATGCGGTGGTTGGTGGGTTGGAGCAGCACCGCCGCGGGCGCCGTCGGGACCGGCTCCGCGGGCGCCATGGGATACGACGGCGAGAGCCTGCACCCGGTCGGCTCCCAACTCCTGTGGGGCGGCCCGGACCCGTTGTGGGCGGTCGGCGACTGGCGCCCGGACGAGGTACGCGTGGTGAACGCCGACGCGCAGACCCGGATCGCCGTGCTCGGCATCTGCGGCGCCTCCGACGAGGACCTGAGACGCGGGCTGTTCACCGCACGCGGGGGCGCACTGCGCCATCTGACCACCTGGCCGGGCAGCTACACGGCCGTCGTCCAGGTGGGACGCCGTGTCACCGTCTGCGGCGATCTCGCGGGCGCACGCCCGGTGTTCCACACGCCCTGGGCCGGTGGTACGGCCTACGCCACCGCCGCGCTGCCCCTCGCCGACCTCGTCGAGGCCAACCTCGACTTCGGTCACCTGGCCGCCCTGCTCGCCGCCCCCGACGTACCGGCCGCACTGCGCGACACCACTCCGTACGAAGGCGTACGACGGATTCCCCCCGGGCACGCGCTGGTGCTGCGCGCCGGCGCGCGCGAGATCACGGGGTACGAGCCGGTCGCCTCCCTCGCCGTGGCCGCGCCCTCGGCCGACCCCGGCCGTGCGGTGGACTCCGTACGGGACGCTCTCGTGGAGGCGGTCCGTACCCGGCTGTCGGCTCCCCGGCACCTGCCCGACCTCGACCCCGGGCCGGTGCCGGGCATGGGCCCCGCCGAGCGGCGCGCCGCTCGCGGGATGCCGGTGCCGGGCATCGGCGCGGACCTGTCCGGCGGACCGGCCTCCGGCACCCTCGCCCTGCTGGCCGCGGGGCTGCCCGGTAGACCGGGCACGCTCCTCGGGCACGGTACGGGCGCGGGCGAACGCCTCCTCGCGGTCACCTTCAACGACCTCGCCGTCGGTGGCCGGGAGGCCGAACGGGAACGCGCCGGAGCGCTCGCGGCCAGCCCTCGGCTGCACCACGTCGTGGTCACCGGTGGCGAGGAGACCCTGCCCTACGCCGACCTCGACGGCCCCCTCACCGACGAACCGGGACCTTCGCTGATCTCGGCGGCCCGGCACCGGGCCCGGCTGGCCGCCGGCAGCGCCGACCACTTCACCGGCCACGGCGCCCGCCAGGTGCTGGACGCCCACCCCGCCCGGCTCGCGGACCTCCTGATGGACCGCCAGCGGCGCCACCTGGTCCGACCGGTCGCCGCACTCGCCCGGGTCGACGGCTCGGTGCTGGTCCCCGCGCGGGTGTACGGGGCCGCCCGCCGCCTGGCCCGTACCCCCTACCGGGTCGGCCTGGAGGTGCTGGCCGAGCGGCTGATGCGGCGCCGCTTCGACGAGCCCAAGGGGGCGGTCGGCGCGTCCCTCGCCGCCCTGGCCTGGGCCAGACCAGGGCCAGCGGCCCGCTGGCTGACCGGCGAGGCGCTGGCTGAAGTATCGGTTCTGCTGCAAGGGGTCGCGGAACGTTCGACCACCGGCCCCGACCGGCGCCCGGGAGACCACCGCGCACGTGCCGCGCTCGCCCGGTACGCCGCCGATCTGCGCGTGCTGGAGCAAGCCGCCGAGATCCGCTCCCAGCGCCTGCACACCCCGTTTCTCGACAACCAGGTGGTCCGCGCTTGCCGCGACCTCCCAGAGGCCCTCCGCGTCCAGCCGGGTGCCCGAGCCGCCATTCTCCGCACGGTCCTGGAGGGCGCGGGCGTCACGGGCCTTCCGCCTGGCTGGGGCGCTCCGTCCCACGCCTCCTCCGCGGCCGCCGCGCGCGCCGGCCTGCGCGTGTCGGCCGACCCCCTGCTGGACCTCTTCGCCACGCCCCTCCTGGCCGACGCCGGCCTGGTGGAGGCCCGCGTCATCCGCGAGGCCCTGCGCGCCGCCGCGTCCGGCGAATCCCTCCCCCTCGACGGCCTCGCGGACCTGATCTCTCTCGAACTGTGGCTCCGCCGCCTCCTCTCCCGCCGCGGCACCTGCTGGACCGGCACCCCGGCCCGCGCCCGAGCGGTCCCCTCCGGGATCCAGCGGCGCAGGGACGCACTGACGTCGGGCGCGTGA
- a CDS encoding sigma-70 family RNA polymerase sigma factor: MSVDRSGKSRGDDGDPGSIELTPPQVPNQAGRPTGPRDESVPAQRGGTVLPPPREASPADGELIERMRGGDDSAYEELYRRHADAVRRYARTCCRDGHTADDLTAEVFARMLQAVRGGSGPEHAVRAYLLTSVRRVAANWTKSARREHLVDDFAVFAQQAARASKVSEDDTLDVGADARALHEAERSLAMQAFRSLPERWQAVLWHTEVEDESPSEVAVLFGLDANGTRVLASRAREGLKQAYLQAHVSATLTSDRDCARYADQLGSYARRKLRIRAERGLRKHLEECARCRLAAAQIEEVASGIPAVVPVAVIGWFGAAGYAKVLGIVAGSTGAAAAGAAAATAGSSGGASGAGGAAAAEGLGAPVKAGVAAGVVAVAAAVVALALMDDGRPAKEVARPEPSVPVVQSEPPKPTQHEEKPSPRPVVLAPEPAPTQKPSPVPTPHPTPTPTPTPTPKAPPAPKSAPTPTPPSAPTPTPTATAPPTPTPTPPPQPSPTIYHVSDLRYDIGGDGTRPEIRLRESSWLWRRHGMSISGKQYTRGVTVHGESSVTIALNRQCTAYDALAGVDDLTLGLGKVTFSVYADGVRLWQSGPVRGRDQAVPVHVDLTGRTTVRLAVEPHNNAFDRAALADWADSRFTCR, encoded by the coding sequence ATGAGCGTTGACAGATCGGGCAAGTCACGCGGTGACGACGGGGACCCGGGCTCCATCGAGCTGACCCCGCCCCAGGTACCGAACCAGGCAGGCAGGCCGACCGGACCGCGCGACGAGAGCGTGCCCGCCCAGCGCGGGGGGACCGTACTGCCACCCCCGCGGGAGGCGTCGCCGGCCGACGGCGAGCTGATCGAGCGGATGCGCGGCGGCGATGACTCCGCGTACGAGGAGTTGTACCGCAGGCACGCGGATGCCGTGCGGCGCTACGCCCGCACCTGCTGCCGGGACGGGCACACCGCCGACGACCTCACTGCCGAGGTCTTCGCCCGGATGCTGCAGGCCGTGCGCGGCGGGTCGGGGCCCGAGCACGCCGTACGTGCCTATCTGCTGACCTCCGTGCGGCGCGTGGCCGCGAACTGGACCAAATCCGCCCGACGCGAGCACCTCGTCGACGACTTCGCCGTCTTCGCCCAGCAGGCTGCGCGGGCGTCGAAGGTGTCCGAGGACGACACGCTGGACGTGGGCGCCGATGCCCGTGCCCTGCACGAGGCCGAGCGGTCCCTGGCGATGCAGGCCTTCCGCTCACTGCCCGAGCGCTGGCAGGCCGTGCTGTGGCACACCGAGGTCGAGGACGAGTCCCCGAGCGAAGTGGCCGTGCTGTTCGGGCTGGACGCCAACGGCACCCGGGTTCTCGCCAGCCGCGCACGCGAGGGGCTGAAGCAGGCCTACCTCCAGGCCCACGTCAGCGCCACCCTCACCAGTGACCGGGACTGCGCCCGCTACGCCGACCAGCTCGGCAGCTACGCCCGCCGCAAGCTGCGCATCCGCGCCGAGCGGGGTCTACGCAAGCACTTGGAGGAGTGCGCCAGGTGCCGGCTAGCGGCGGCGCAGATCGAAGAGGTCGCAAGTGGTATCCCCGCGGTCGTCCCGGTCGCCGTCATCGGCTGGTTCGGCGCCGCCGGATACGCCAAGGTCCTCGGAATCGTGGCCGGCAGCACCGGGGCCGCCGCGGCCGGGGCCGCCGCGGCGACCGCCGGATCGTCGGGCGGGGCGTCCGGTGCGGGCGGGGCCGCCGCCGCGGAGGGACTCGGGGCCCCGGTGAAGGCGGGTGTCGCAGCCGGTGTGGTGGCGGTGGCCGCCGCCGTGGTGGCGCTGGCCCTCATGGACGACGGTCGTCCCGCGAAGGAGGTCGCGAGGCCGGAGCCGTCCGTGCCGGTCGTGCAGTCCGAGCCGCCGAAGCCCACACAGCACGAGGAGAAGCCTTCGCCGCGTCCTGTGGTGCTCGCTCCCGAGCCTGCTCCCACGCAGAAGCCGTCCCCCGTCCCCACTCCGCACCCCACCCCGACACCCACGCCGACCCCGACGCCGAAGGCGCCCCCCGCGCCCAAGTCCGCGCCGACCCCGACACCACCGTCCGCGCCGACACCCACCCCGACCGCGACCGCGCCACCCACCCCGACACCCACGCCTCCGCCACAGCCCTCCCCGACCATCTACCACGTGAGCGACCTGCGCTACGACATCGGCGGCGACGGCACCCGGCCGGAGATCCGGCTGCGCGAGAGCAGCTGGCTATGGCGGCGGCACGGCATGTCCATCAGCGGCAAGCAGTACACGCGGGGGGTGACCGTCCACGGCGAGTCCTCCGTCACCATCGCTCTCAACCGCCAGTGCACCGCCTATGACGCTCTGGCCGGCGTGGACGACCTGACGCTGGGCCTCGGCAAGGTCACCTTCTCCGTCTATGCCGACGGGGTCCGGCTGTGGCAGTCCGGCCCGGTCAGGGGCCGCGACCAGGCCGTACCCGTCCATGTCGACCTGACCGGGCGCACGACCGTGCGGCTCGCCGTGGAGCCGCACAACAACGCCTTCGACCGGGCGGCACTGGCGGACTGGGCCGATTCACGGTTCACCTGCCGGTAG
- a CDS encoding TetR/AcrR family transcriptional regulator — MHIQDTHWSAAAATSGDGTVSATTGHGRGSGTRTTPLRVDAQRNLEHVLRAAREVFGELGYGAPMEDVARRARVGVGTVYRRFPSKDVLVRRIAEEETARLTEQARTALGQEDEPWSALSRFLRTSVASGAGRLLPPQVLRVGSAGSDVPDGPAAPGGTAAAGDEARVPQQRTQTGAGALRLVSEEPTAVVDDSGAGALLEVVGQLVERARAAGELRTDVSVADVLLVIATAAPSLPDAAQQAAASARLLDILLEGLRSRPA; from the coding sequence CCGGTGACGGGACGGTGAGCGCGACGACGGGACACGGGCGCGGCAGCGGAACGCGTACGACGCCGCTGCGGGTGGATGCACAGCGCAATCTGGAGCACGTGCTGCGCGCGGCGCGTGAGGTGTTCGGGGAGCTGGGCTACGGCGCGCCGATGGAGGACGTGGCACGTCGCGCGCGGGTCGGCGTCGGCACCGTGTATCGACGCTTTCCCAGTAAGGACGTGCTGGTCCGGCGGATCGCCGAGGAGGAGACGGCGCGGCTGACCGAGCAGGCGAGGACCGCTCTCGGACAAGAGGACGAACCGTGGTCGGCGCTGTCGCGGTTCCTGCGGACGTCCGTGGCATCAGGTGCGGGGCGCTTGCTGCCACCGCAGGTGCTGCGGGTGGGCTCCGCCGGTTCGGACGTCCCAGATGGCCCGGCGGCGCCGGGCGGGACGGCCGCCGCAGGGGATGAGGCCCGGGTGCCGCAGCAACGGACACAGACCGGCGCCGGTGCGCTGCGGCTGGTGTCGGAGGAGCCTACGGCGGTGGTCGATGACTCCGGGGCCGGGGCGCTGTTGGAGGTTGTCGGCCAGTTGGTGGAACGGGCTCGGGCGGCGGGCGAGCTACGGACGGATGTGTCCGTGGCGGACGTGTTGCTGGTGATCGCCACAGCGGCGCCATCGTTGCCGGATGCAGCGCAGCAGGCGGCGGCGTCCGCGCGGTTGCTGGACATCCTGCTGGAGGGACTGCGGTCCCGGCCCGCGTAG